One stretch of Clavibacter michiganensis DNA includes these proteins:
- a CDS encoding phospho-sugar mutase has translation MSREETAALVAAARAWQAQDPDPLTRAEVDELLALVEGTAAGASAADREQAAAGIRDRFQTRLQFGTAGLRGELGAGPNRMNRVLVAQAAAGFADYLRSRSPRPSIVVGYDGRHNSRVFAEDTARIMAGAGVRTVLLPRALPTPVLAYAVKHLAVSAGVMVTASHNPARDNGYKVYLGDEDHGAQIVSPADRDIAAFIHKAAGERTVQQLPMADDYEIAPETLIDSYVEETADLFAAPLAPLKWVYTPLHGVGWETAARVFDAVGVDAPVVVAAQADPDPDFPTVEFPNPEEPGALDLAFEAAVRSDAELIIANDPDADRLAVAIADEHGAWRRLSGNEVGMLLGLGIAERYAADGNTGTFASSLVSSPALEVVARELGFGYRETLTGFKWISRVPDLIYGYEEALGYLVAPWITSDKDGISAAVAVLHGVMLLKSRGQTIDDYDREFAERFGSFASDQISVRVTDLAVIPRIMAKLRQSPPASIGSRRVERMDDLAEGTADLPPSDVLRFHLGDGARLIVRPSGTEPKIKVYLDAQSTEGTVAERRDAARAIVADLAQAVPLLLEV, from the coding sequence GTGAGCCGCGAGGAGACCGCGGCGCTGGTCGCCGCCGCGCGCGCGTGGCAGGCGCAGGACCCGGATCCCCTCACGCGCGCCGAGGTCGACGAGCTGCTCGCCCTCGTCGAGGGCACCGCGGCCGGAGCGTCCGCGGCCGACCGGGAGCAGGCGGCCGCCGGGATCCGCGACCGCTTCCAGACGCGCCTCCAGTTCGGCACCGCCGGGCTCCGCGGCGAGCTGGGCGCGGGCCCCAACCGCATGAACCGCGTGCTCGTCGCGCAGGCGGCCGCCGGATTCGCCGACTACCTCCGCAGCCGCAGCCCCCGCCCGAGCATCGTCGTCGGGTACGACGGGCGCCACAACTCGCGCGTCTTCGCGGAGGACACCGCGCGCATCATGGCGGGCGCCGGCGTCCGCACCGTGCTGCTGCCACGGGCTCTCCCGACGCCCGTCCTCGCGTACGCGGTGAAGCACCTCGCCGTGAGCGCGGGCGTCATGGTCACGGCGTCGCACAACCCGGCGCGCGACAACGGCTACAAGGTCTACCTCGGCGACGAGGACCACGGCGCGCAGATCGTCAGCCCGGCCGACCGCGACATCGCCGCCTTCATCCACAAGGCCGCCGGCGAGCGCACCGTGCAGCAGCTGCCGATGGCGGACGACTACGAGATCGCGCCCGAGACGCTGATCGACTCGTACGTGGAGGAGACGGCCGACCTGTTCGCCGCGCCGCTCGCCCCGCTGAAGTGGGTGTACACGCCGCTGCACGGCGTCGGGTGGGAGACCGCCGCGCGCGTGTTCGACGCGGTCGGCGTCGACGCTCCCGTCGTCGTCGCGGCCCAGGCGGATCCCGACCCCGACTTCCCCACGGTCGAGTTCCCGAACCCCGAGGAGCCGGGCGCGCTCGACCTCGCGTTCGAGGCGGCCGTGCGGTCCGACGCCGAGCTCATCATCGCCAACGACCCGGACGCCGACCGGCTCGCGGTCGCCATCGCGGACGAGCACGGCGCCTGGCGGCGGCTCTCCGGCAACGAGGTGGGCATGCTGCTCGGCCTCGGCATCGCCGAGCGCTACGCGGCCGACGGCAACACGGGCACGTTCGCCTCGTCCCTCGTCTCCTCCCCCGCGCTCGAGGTCGTCGCGCGCGAGCTGGGCTTCGGCTACCGCGAGACGCTCACGGGCTTCAAGTGGATCAGCCGCGTGCCCGACCTGATCTACGGCTACGAGGAGGCGCTCGGCTACCTGGTCGCGCCCTGGATCACGAGCGACAAGGACGGCATCTCCGCGGCCGTCGCCGTGCTGCACGGCGTGATGCTGCTGAAGTCGCGCGGGCAGACCATCGACGACTACGACCGCGAGTTCGCCGAGCGGTTCGGCTCCTTCGCGAGCGACCAGATCTCGGTGCGCGTCACCGACCTCGCCGTCATCCCGCGCATCATGGCGAAGCTCCGGCAGTCGCCGCCGGCCTCGATCGGGTCCCGTCGCGTCGAGCGCATGGACGACCTCGCCGAGGGGACGGCCGACCTGCCGCCGAGCGACGTGCTCCGCTTCCACCTCGGCGACGGCGCCCGGCTCATCGTGCGGCCGAGCGGCACCGAGCCGAAGATCAAGGTCTACCTCGACGCGCAGAGCACCGAGGGCACCGTGGCCGAGCGCCGCGACGCCGCGCGCGCCATCGTCGCCGACCTGGCGCAGGCCGTGCCGCTGCTGCTCGAGGTCTAG